In Candidatus Nomurabacteria bacterium, the following proteins share a genomic window:
- a CDS encoding VTT domain-containing protein, giving the protein MSKHPKTDKLLHFTFVLGIIAVFLYISIFLTELVSNNTNIQLLVQQFGHIGIFILSFIAGLNLFIPVPASTFTPVFTAGGISLPIVIAILVAGTMCANFVAYGLGRIGHRFTESHYPKLEEKINRLYLEKRRWLPYFVFSFAAFVPFPDEIYIIPLGLMGVRIKEFITPLILGTITFQTLTALGFQNVFQLIMN; this is encoded by the coding sequence ATGTCCAAACACCCCAAAACAGATAAACTACTTCATTTTACTTTTGTTTTAGGTATCATTGCTGTCTTCCTATATATCTCAATTTTTCTAACAGAACTAGTATCTAACAACACCAACATACAACTCCTTGTTCAGCAATTTGGCCATATCGGTATTTTTATTCTCAGCTTTATTGCCGGATTAAATCTGTTCATCCCAGTACCCGCCTCCACCTTTACACCAGTCTTTACCGCTGGCGGCATCTCACTACCTATTGTAATTGCCATCCTGGTAGCCGGCACCATGTGCGCTAACTTTGTCGCCTACGGGCTAGGACGGATCGGACATCGCTTTACCGAAAGTCATTACCCCAAACTAGAAGAAAAAATAAACAGGCTGTATTTAGAAAAGAGAAGGTGGCTCCCTTACTTTGTTTTTTCATTTGCCGCCTTTGTCCCTTTCCCGGATGAAATATATATCATTCCTCTCGGACTAATGGGGGTAAGGATCAAAGAGTTTATCACGCCGCTGATTTTAGGCACAATCACCTTTCAAACTTTGACAGCTCTCGGTTTTCAGAATGTATTTCAATTAATCATGAACTAA
- a CDS encoding prepilin-type N-terminal cleavage/methylation domain-containing protein, which translates to MYKFTKYTLGFTLIELLVVIAIIGILASVILSSLADARYQAQVASAQSELNGIYKAMEILYNDTGLYPNKLKKYCPPSSYPNNEIWLNASSSGLVATDGTYSGWNGPYIKKAIDPWGNPYRLDEDYQCLAETVGCGGVADASTDSSVIYSCGKNGDCDYDADNVILLFCHN; encoded by the coding sequence ATGTATAAATTTACCAAATATACACTCGGCTTCACTTTGATTGAGCTACTGGTTGTAATTGCGATCATTGGTATATTGGCGAGTGTAATACTCTCTTCTTTGGCTGACGCTAGATACCAAGCGCAGGTGGCTTCTGCTCAGAGTGAACTGAATGGTATATATAAAGCTATGGAAATACTTTATAACGACACTGGTTTGTATCCTAACAAATTAAAAAAGTATTGTCCGCCCAGCTCTTATCCAAACAATGAAATCTGGTTGAATGCATCATCCTCAGGTTTGGTGGCAACGGACGGTACTTACTCTGGTTGGAACGGGCCGTACATTAAAAAAGCGATAGACCCCTGGGGTAACCCGTACCGTCTTGATGAGGACTATCAATGTCTAGCGGAAACGGTTGGTTGTGGAGGGGTGGCGGATGCTAGTACTGATTCCAGTGTAATTTACTCCTGCGGAAAAAACGGTGACTGTGACTATGATGCTGACAATGTAATTTTACTTTTCTGCCACAATTAG
- a CDS encoding UMP kinase has product MSKSETIVISVGGSLIVPDQIDTAFLAKLKDFIIKETTDGRRFVIIAGGGKTARRYQEAAGEVSSLQSEDLDWLGLHATRLNGHLLRTIFRDLAYPTIITNPDEILDVPTDSPLIIAAGYRPGASTDLRAIQIANNIKAHRVINLSNTDYVYTANPATNPTAEKIEEISWTDFRKLIPEEWDPGLSSPFDPVAAKEAERLGIEVAQINGTHLEYLINYLHEEDFIGTRIHV; this is encoded by the coding sequence ATGTCAAAATCAGAAACTATTGTTATATCAGTTGGCGGATCACTGATCGTTCCCGATCAAATTGATACGGCTTTTTTAGCTAAGTTAAAGGATTTTATAATTAAAGAAACGACGGATGGCCGTCGTTTTGTTATTATCGCCGGTGGCGGTAAGACTGCCAGACGCTACCAAGAAGCAGCCGGAGAGGTTAGCAGTCTACAAAGCGAAGACTTGGACTGGCTCGGACTACATGCCACCAGACTTAATGGCCACCTTTTACGTACCATCTTTCGTGACCTAGCGTATCCAACTATAATTACCAACCCTGACGAAATTCTTGACGTTCCGACAGACTCTCCTCTTATTATAGCGGCCGGTTACCGACCGGGCGCATCAACCGATTTACGAGCCATCCAGATAGCCAACAACATTAAAGCTCACCGAGTTATAAATTTATCCAATACTGACTATGTTTATACTGCCAACCCAGCCACTAACCCAACCGCTGAAAAAATCGAAGAAATATCCTGGACCGATTTTAGAAAGTTGATTCCCGAAGAATGGGATCCTGGACTATCCTCTCCTTTTGACCCAGTGGCTGCTAAAGAAGCGGAACGATTAGGTATAGAAGTGGCCCAAATAAACGGAACCCATCTTGAGTATTTGATAAACTATTTGCACGAAGAAGATTTCATTGGTACTAGAATTCACGTTTAG
- a CDS encoding cupredoxin domain-containing protein translates to MKPIYIVVLGLILIALIFVFINSGNQGSNTTNNHIPAGETDGVTTDNMSEETDVTATTDEESGVMETIETSEGDASKSETMIDPTGKGGSPSSGVTEAAVTEKVFTLDAFSFGYSVTEIKVNKGDRVTINLTNSSGFHDWVVDEFGAATDRIQAGGNTSVTFVADKIGTFEYYCSVGGHRQAGMVGKLIVE, encoded by the coding sequence ATGAAACCTATATATATCGTTGTACTTGGGCTGATTTTAATCGCACTCATTTTTGTGTTTATCAATAGCGGCAATCAAGGTTCAAACACTACAAATAATCATATTCCAGCCGGGGAAACGGATGGAGTTACGACCGATAATATGTCGGAAGAAACAGATGTGACAGCAACAACCGATGAAGAGTCTGGGGTTATGGAAACTATAGAGACTTCAGAGGGCGATGCTTCAAAATCAGAGACAATGATTGACCCAACTGGTAAAGGGGGGTCGCCATCTTCTGGTGTGACTGAAGCTGCTGTCACCGAAAAAGTGTTTACCCTAGATGCTTTTAGTTTCGGTTACTCAGTTACTGAGATAAAGGTCAACAAGGGCGATCGGGTAACTATAAATCTGACTAACTCTAGCGGTTTTCATGACTGGGTAGTAGATGAGTTCGGTGCAGCTACAGATAGAATTCAAGCCGGTGGTAATACTTCGGTAACTTTTGTGGCTGACAAAATTGGTACTTTTGAATATTACTGTTCAGTGGGTGGTCATCGCCAAGCTGGTATGGTCGGTAAGCTGATTGTTGAGTAG
- a CDS encoding AAA family ATPase, translating into MIIGVTGTDGSGKGSVVAHLISKYNFVHYSSRDLITEEIKKRGLEPTRVNLRKVANIMRSENGTDVIVKKALEKIAADGVEKAVIESIRTINEVETLRKAGGLLLAIDAPADVRYERIVGRGSGTDHVSFEDFVKHEKLEMDDPDPNGMQKAKVMELADHTISNCDSLENLYKSVDNFLVAHKK; encoded by the coding sequence ATGATAATTGGTGTTACTGGTACAGATGGCTCAGGCAAGGGTTCTGTTGTTGCGCATTTAATTTCAAAATACAACTTCGTACATTATTCAAGTCGAGATTTGATTACTGAAGAAATAAAAAAGCGTGGTCTTGAACCAACTAGAGTAAACTTAAGAAAGGTGGCTAATATAATGCGTTCAGAGAATGGGACGGATGTGATTGTAAAAAAAGCCTTAGAAAAAATAGCGGCGGATGGAGTAGAGAAAGCGGTAATTGAGTCTATTCGGACAATTAATGAAGTAGAAACCTTAAGAAAGGCCGGTGGCTTGCTTCTGGCGATTGATGCACCGGCTGATGTGCGATATGAAAGAATTGTGGGCCGTGGGAGTGGAACTGATCATGTTTCCTTTGAAGATTTTGTAAAACACGAAAAATTAGAAATGGATGATCCTGATCCTAATGGTATGCAAAAAGCCAAGGTAATGGAGTTGGCTGATCACACTATTTCTAACTGTGACTCACTTGAGAACCTATATAAGTCTGTAGATAATTTTTTGGTCGCTCACAAAAAATAA
- a CDS encoding protein translocase subunit SecF, translated as MFAIKYRKIFLSIAAVLMGGSLLLILLLPPKVGIDFAGGSLTEVAYSDTVPTEEEVESVVEALDLGGFSIQASLDESGRDSYLIRTRDLSEAERVDVAEAVTSLSDGSEVTRFTSIGPVMGKELRDKAMWAIAGVVLIIILYIAFAFAGIGKPVSSWVYGGITILVLIHDVLVPTALMSILGYLSGVEMDVLFVMALLAVLGYSVNDTIVIFDRVRENLIKNRTERRVKRNEVGVVREEVEYTITKPFDDIVGNAVSQSIARSINTSLTTLLALFALYLIGGDVTETFALVLIAGVLAGTYSSICIASPLLITYSKYKESKNNPNN; from the coding sequence ATGTTTGCTATTAAGTACAGAAAAATTTTCTTAAGTATCGCTGCTGTCTTGATGGGTGGAAGTCTACTTCTAATTCTTTTGTTACCGCCTAAGGTAGGGATTGATTTTGCGGGCGGTTCACTAACAGAGGTGGCTTATAGTGATACTGTTCCAACTGAAGAGGAGGTAGAGTCAGTGGTTGAGGCTTTAGATTTGGGTGGTTTTTCGATTCAGGCTTCTTTGGACGAATCAGGCCGGGACAGCTACCTGATTCGTACTCGTGATCTATCAGAAGCTGAGCGTGTAGACGTAGCGGAAGCAGTGACTAGTCTTAGTGATGGTTCAGAAGTCACTCGCTTTACTTCTATTGGTCCGGTAATGGGTAAGGAGCTTAGAGACAAAGCTATGTGGGCGATTGCGGGAGTGGTTTTGATTATAATTTTGTATATTGCTTTTGCCTTTGCTGGTATTGGTAAGCCGGTCAGTTCTTGGGTCTATGGTGGTATAACCATCTTGGTTTTGATTCATGATGTGTTAGTGCCGACTGCTCTCATGAGTATCTTGGGCTATTTATCAGGGGTAGAAATGGATGTATTGTTTGTGATGGCGTTGTTGGCAGTGCTTGGGTACTCGGTAAATGATACAATCGTGATTTTTGACCGAGTACGTGAGAACTTAATCAAAAATCGCACTGAAAGACGTGTTAAACGCAATGAGGTAGGGGTTGTGCGAGAAGAGGTAGAGTACACTATTACAAAACCATTTGACGATATAGTAGGGAATGCTGTGTCTCAGTCAATTGCTCGTTCAATCAACACTTCTCTCACCACCTTGCTAGCTTTATTTGCTCTCTACTTAATCGGTGGAGACGTGACCGAAACGTTTGCTCTAGTTTTGATTGCCGGAGTTTTGGCGGGAACTTATTCATCAATTTGTATTGCTAGTCCACTACTCATAACTTACTCAAAATATAAAGAATCTAAGAATAATCCTAACAACTAA
- the secD gene encoding protein translocase subunit SecD, which translates to MANSSVPEKTSTNTKTDAFLRFFRAVVIVAVIGWLASTVYSNTINDNSDNPFKLGLDLAGGSHLIYEADVTGIDPLEVPDLMNTLRDVIEKRINIFGVSEPAIYVETSSFVTEEQHQRLVVELPGVTDVSEAVAEIGRTPLLEFKLLDPEALAAQNAVASIGKEIEDEDGAKAVVSNVRTSSTAETLGVGEPYIDTGLTGRYLESARLEFAGSQSGQVANEPIVSLRFTSEGGKLFADITRSHVGEQLAIFLDGEMISSPRINEAITGGTAIISGNFDPAEARALAQNLNFGALPVPIELISTQTIGATLGQEVLDKGVKAGAVGFGLILLFMILWYRLSGLVAGIALMGYVIIMLALFQYIPVTLTAAGLAGFIISLGMAVDANVLVFERMKEELRAGKNSREAAVEGFNRAWGAIRDGNVTSILSAIILFWFGSSLVKGFALVFGIGVVVSMLSALVVTRTLLMALPDVKQGENKIWSFLFGCGLSK; encoded by the coding sequence ATGGCAAATTCGTCGGTACCAGAAAAAACCTCTACCAATACAAAAACAGACGCTTTTTTGCGTTTTTTTAGGGCGGTTGTAATTGTTGCAGTTATTGGCTGGTTGGCTTCAACCGTGTATAGCAATACTATCAACGATAATTCTGACAATCCTTTTAAGTTGGGATTGGATTTGGCCGGTGGTTCTCATTTGATTTATGAGGCAGATGTGACCGGAATTGATCCGCTTGAAGTCCCGGATTTGATGAATACTTTACGTGACGTGATTGAAAAGCGTATCAATATTTTTGGCGTTTCAGAGCCCGCTATCTACGTTGAGACGAGTAGTTTCGTGACCGAAGAACAACATCAACGTTTGGTGGTTGAATTACCTGGTGTGACTGATGTTTCTGAGGCGGTGGCTGAGATTGGGCGGACTCCGCTTTTGGAATTTAAGTTACTAGATCCTGAAGCACTGGCTGCCCAAAATGCCGTGGCTTCAATTGGAAAAGAGATTGAGGATGAAGATGGAGCCAAAGCGGTTGTTTCTAACGTTAGAACCTCGTCTACTGCTGAGACTTTAGGAGTAGGTGAGCCTTATATTGATACTGGTTTAACCGGTCGCTATTTGGAAAGTGCTAGACTGGAATTTGCTGGTAGTCAATCTGGGCAGGTAGCTAATGAGCCAATTGTATCTTTACGCTTTACTTCCGAAGGAGGTAAGTTGTTTGCTGATATCACCCGGAGTCACGTTGGGGAACAATTGGCTATTTTCTTGGATGGAGAGATGATTTCTTCTCCTCGTATCAATGAGGCGATTACTGGAGGAACGGCTATTATTTCTGGTAATTTTGATCCGGCCGAAGCTAGGGCTCTGGCACAAAATCTTAACTTCGGTGCTTTGCCGGTACCAATTGAACTTATTAGTACTCAGACCATTGGAGCTACTTTAGGACAAGAAGTGCTTGATAAGGGTGTTAAGGCTGGTGCCGTTGGTTTTGGACTTATCTTGCTTTTCATGATCTTGTGGTATCGTTTGTCTGGTTTGGTGGCTGGTATCGCGCTTATGGGTTACGTCATAATCATGTTGGCACTTTTCCAGTATATTCCAGTTACTTTAACCGCGGCTGGTTTGGCTGGTTTTATCATTTCGCTTGGTATGGCGGTGGATGCCAATGTGTTGGTGTTTGAGCGCATGAAGGAAGAGCTACGGGCTGGTAAGAATAGTCGCGAAGCGGCAGTAGAAGGATTTAATCGGGCCTGGGGGGCCATCAGGGACGGAAACGTAACCAGTATTCTTTCGGCCATTATCCTGTTTTGGTTCGGATCGTCTTTGGTTAAAGGTTTCGCTTTAGTGTTTGGAATCGGGGTGGTTGTGTCCATGCTTTCAGCTTTGGTAGTAACTCGTACTCTGCTCATGGCTCTACCGGATGTAAAACAGGGTGAGAATAAGATCTGGTCATTTTTATTCGGTTGTGGTCTATCTAAGTAA
- a CDS encoding bifunctional 5,10-methylenetetrahydrofolate dehydrogenase/5,10-methenyltetrahydrofolate cyclohydrolase produces the protein MVINGKVLANEIYRELANSLVHLDVKPRLTVITCDPNFETKKFLALKAARAAELGIEMDTIILPKEIDTEKIVSIIKTESSKKTGIIVQLPLPAHIDTNEVLKSIPKSQDIDAFGYTGEDTDILPPVVGAIAEIADTYRLEWKGKKVVVIGAGRLVGKPAGLYAQNRGGIVTILDENSKDIVYYTKEADIIILGAGQPNLLTADMVREGVFVFDAGASEDGGLLVGDAKPEVAEKAGLFTPVPGGIGPMTIAVLLRNLVKLHLRQ, from the coding sequence ATGGTTATAAACGGAAAAGTTCTCGCGAACGAGATCTATCGAGAGCTGGCAAATAGTTTAGTACATCTAGACGTTAAACCGCGTTTAACGGTTATTACTTGTGATCCAAATTTTGAAACAAAGAAGTTTCTAGCTCTTAAGGCGGCGCGAGCGGCTGAGCTGGGTATAGAAATGGATACTATTATCTTACCAAAAGAAATAGATACCGAAAAAATAGTGTCCATTATCAAAACCGAATCATCGAAGAAAACTGGCATCATTGTTCAGTTGCCGTTACCGGCTCATATTGATACGAATGAAGTTTTAAAATCAATACCAAAAAGTCAGGACATAGATGCTTTTGGGTACACCGGTGAAGATACAGATATTTTGCCGCCGGTGGTGGGGGCTATAGCTGAGATTGCTGATACATATCGGCTTGAATGGAAAGGAAAAAAAGTGGTGGTAATTGGTGCTGGTCGCTTGGTAGGTAAACCTGCTGGCTTGTATGCCCAAAATCGGGGAGGTATCGTAACTATCTTGGATGAAAATAGTAAAGACATAGTATATTATACCAAAGAGGCAGATATAATCATCCTTGGGGCTGGTCAACCAAATCTACTGACGGCTGATATGGTAAGGGAGGGTGTTTTTGTGTTTGACGCCGGTGCTTCAGAAGACGGTGGTCTTTTGGTAGGTGATGCCAAGCCTGAGGTAGCGGAAAAAGCGGGCCTTTTCACACCAGTTCCGGGTGGAATTGGGCCAATGACAATCGCGGTACTTTTGCGCAATCTCGTAAAGTTGCACTTACGTCAATAG
- a CDS encoding NAD-dependent epimerase/dehydratase family protein, translating to MKRILITGGAGFIGSHCVDLFLEHGYTVGVFDKKAKAEAVNLKHVMNDITYIEGDICEKDRLDAVMGEYELVLHLAALISVQESIVDPVGTHTVNVTGTLNVMDSAAKHKIRRLVYASSAAVYGDTKVVPTSESVELAPLSPYGVHKMINELYGRLYSERFFLPTAGLRFFNVYGSRQDPNSPYSGVISVFTQCMQTGERPTIFGDGSATRDFIHVLDVAKACLLAIENSAVGYGVWNVGRGEEITVNELVVGLNQIMSKELAPKYSARRPGDIERSCANIELIQSQYGFDPSVELSEGLREVIDWSVDQV from the coding sequence ATGAAACGAATTTTGATTACTGGAGGGGCTGGGTTTATCGGTTCACATTGTGTAGATCTGTTTCTTGAACACGGGTACACGGTTGGTGTCTTTGATAAAAAAGCCAAGGCTGAGGCGGTAAATTTAAAACATGTTATGAATGATATTACCTATATCGAGGGTGATATTTGTGAAAAAGACAGGCTTGATGCGGTGATGGGTGAGTATGAATTAGTCTTACATCTGGCGGCTCTTATTTCTGTACAGGAATCTATTGTCGATCCAGTTGGTACTCATACCGTTAATGTGACTGGTACCCTAAATGTGATGGATTCAGCAGCTAAGCATAAAATACGCCGTTTAGTATATGCATCTTCAGCAGCGGTTTATGGAGACACTAAAGTGGTGCCAACGTCAGAAAGTGTGGAGCTGGCACCGTTGTCGCCATATGGTGTACACAAAATGATTAATGAACTGTATGGGCGACTCTACTCTGAACGATTCTTTTTACCAACTGCCGGTTTACGTTTCTTTAATGTCTATGGTTCACGCCAGGATCCAAATTCGCCATACTCTGGTGTCATCTCGGTTTTTACTCAGTGTATGCAAACGGGGGAACGTCCGACTATTTTTGGTGATGGTTCTGCCACTAGAGATTTTATTCACGTCTTAGATGTGGCTAAAGCTTGTCTTTTGGCAATTGAGAATAGTGCAGTTGGGTATGGTGTCTGGAATGTTGGACGGGGTGAAGAAATAACTGTTAATGAACTGGTTGTTGGACTTAATCAGATCATGTCTAAAGAGCTTGCTCCAAAGTACAGTGCTCGTCGTCCAGGTGATATTGAAAGGAGTTGTGCAAATATTGAACTTATCCAATCTCAGTATGGTTTTGATCCTTCTGTGGAATTGAGTGAAGGTCTCCGTGAGGTTATTGATTGGTCTGTAGACCAAGTGTGA
- a CDS encoding sugar transferase has translation MGERTRELVQLVLGDIFFFIAALWLTLLVRYLSLPSYDLFVEHLGPFLTISTIWIFVFYIAGLYDKQTLFFKSFLLSRIINTQIVNGLIAALLFFIIPFGIAPKTNLVIYIFISIALFTWWRMSLFPRMVPETQHKAIILADGHEAIELVDEINNNSRYSYSFVRIIDEKTATETKDFENKLLNLIENEKIDIIVANPNSKYIATVLPKLFDLSFLKFELTFLDFNKVYEETFDRVPLSALRYEWFITNISQAKSLFYNFAKRSIDIVFALILMIPSLALFPFVAVAVKLEDNGDLFYTAERVGQFNRPINIYKIRTKNGADSGEEALKSELVDTKVGAFLRKTRIDELPQLINVLKGDLSFIGPRPEIPTLVKVYAEKVPYYNARHFIKPGLSGWAQINNFDVPRGGVDVERTMEKLSYDLFYLKRHSLTLDVQIALKTVATILMRTGT, from the coding sequence ATGGGGGAGCGAACACGTGAATTGGTGCAATTAGTCCTTGGTGACATATTCTTTTTTATTGCCGCACTCTGGCTAACTTTATTGGTGCGCTATTTGTCGTTGCCTAGCTATGATTTATTCGTGGAACACTTAGGGCCATTTTTGACCATTTCAACCATTTGGATCTTTGTCTTTTATATCGCCGGTCTTTATGACAAACAAACGTTATTTTTCAAGTCTTTTTTACTTAGTCGAATAATTAATACCCAAATCGTTAACGGTTTGATAGCAGCTCTTTTATTCTTCATAATCCCTTTTGGGATTGCGCCTAAGACCAATCTAGTCATTTATATTTTTATTAGCATCGCCTTGTTTACCTGGTGGCGCATGTCACTGTTTCCACGGATGGTACCGGAAACACAACACAAAGCAATTATCTTAGCCGACGGACACGAGGCTATAGAGTTAGTCGATGAGATAAATAACAACAGTCGTTATAGTTATTCCTTTGTCAGGATAATTGACGAAAAGACAGCTACAGAGACAAAAGATTTTGAAAATAAGTTATTAAATCTGATTGAGAACGAGAAAATCGATATAATTGTAGCGAATCCAAACAGTAAGTACATAGCTACGGTGTTACCTAAATTGTTTGATCTTTCATTTCTAAAATTCGAGCTAACTTTCTTAGATTTTAATAAAGTCTATGAAGAAACTTTTGATCGGGTACCGTTATCAGCCTTACGATACGAGTGGTTTATTACCAACATATCACAAGCAAAGAGCTTGTTCTATAATTTTGCAAAACGATCTATAGATATTGTTTTTGCTTTGATATTGATGATACCGAGTTTAGCCCTTTTTCCGTTTGTGGCTGTGGCAGTCAAGCTCGAAGATAATGGTGACCTTTTTTATACAGCTGAACGTGTGGGTCAATTTAATCGACCGATAAATATCTATAAAATACGTACAAAAAATGGTGCCGACAGTGGTGAAGAGGCACTTAAAAGTGAGTTGGTCGATACAAAGGTGGGAGCCTTCTTGCGGAAAACACGGATTGATGAATTGCCACAACTCATAAATGTACTCAAGGGAGACTTATCTTTCATTGGTCCACGGCCTGAGATACCGACGCTTGTTAAAGTTTACGCTGAGAAAGTGCCATACTACAATGCTCGACATTTCATCAAGCCTGGTCTTTCGGGGTGGGCACAGATTAATAACTTTGATGTGCCTCGAGGAGGGGTTGATGTCGAACGGACGATGGAGAAGCTTTCGTATGACCTCTTTTACCTCAAGCGACATTCACTAACTCTTGATGTACAGATAGCGCTAAAAACAGTAGCGACTATACTGATGCGTACAGGTACATAA
- a CDS encoding glycosyltransferase family 4 protein, with translation METSPTQKRILYVITKSNFGGAQRYVFELALAMHKLGHDVAVACGGQGELVERLRAQKIHTYEIEGFQRDISFFKDLKAIWSLRKVIHQFSPDIVHVNSAKAGLLGSLTARLLGISRVIFTVHGWTFLEDRSGAWKFMAWAGSYLTNLLSHKIIMVSHHDLSNSHMIGIKNKSTLIHTTVNNFFLYDRQEARHKLFSADDIENHQHNIWLVTTAELNANKNHKEAINAVAEFNSTHSTKIFYSIIGEGELLSDLREQVDFRGLKDHVCFLGQIKDARQYLLAFDAFILPSKKEGLPYSLLEAGQAGLPCIASQVGGIGEVIEEKISGRLTDPDNHNTIVKALDEIINYPDRRTRYSSNLTDHIHTNFSHSEMIDKTKKVYFL, from the coding sequence ATGGAAACAAGCCCGACCCAAAAACGCATTCTTTATGTCATAACAAAATCAAATTTTGGCGGTGCTCAACGTTATGTTTTTGAGCTAGCTCTAGCCATGCATAAACTCGGTCATGATGTAGCGGTCGCTTGCGGAGGACAAGGAGAATTAGTAGAAAGACTGCGAGCACAAAAAATACACACTTATGAAATAGAAGGCTTTCAACGTGACATAAGCTTCTTTAAAGACCTTAAAGCTATCTGGTCTTTAAGAAAAGTCATACATCAATTTTCCCCTGATATAGTACATGTAAATAGTGCTAAAGCTGGTCTTTTGGGTTCACTTACCGCGAGGCTACTCGGCATATCTAGAGTTATTTTTACAGTTCATGGCTGGACATTCTTAGAAGACCGATCTGGGGCTTGGAAGTTCATGGCTTGGGCTGGGTCGTACCTGACCAACCTCCTTTCCCACAAGATCATTATGGTCAGCCACCATGACCTTAGCAATTCACACATGATCGGCATCAAAAATAAAAGTACCCTTATTCACACCACAGTCAATAATTTCTTTCTCTACGACAGACAAGAAGCTAGGCATAAACTTTTTTCTGCTGATGACATAGAAAATCACCAACATAATATCTGGCTTGTAACCACAGCAGAATTAAATGCTAACAAAAATCACAAGGAGGCTATCAATGCTGTAGCTGAATTTAATTCCACCCACTCAACCAAAATATTTTACTCCATAATTGGTGAAGGTGAATTGCTTTCAGATTTACGCGAGCAAGTAGATTTTCGTGGACTTAAAGACCACGTTTGTTTTCTCGGTCAAATCAAAGATGCTAGGCAGTATCTATTAGCTTTTGACGCCTTTATTTTGCCGTCAAAAAAAGAGGGTTTGCCCTACTCCCTATTAGAAGCCGGTCAGGCCGGACTTCCCTGTATAGCTAGCCAGGTCGGCGGAATCGGAGAAGTAATAGAAGAGAAAATCTCAGGACGACTAACCGACCCTGATAACCACAACACTATTGTTAAAGCTCTTGATGAAATCATCAATTACCCAGACAGACGAACACGTTATTCAAGTAATTTGACAGACCACATTCACACTAATTTTAGCCACTCTGAAATGATTGATAAAACAAAAAAAGTGTATTTTCTTTAA